From the Leptospira congkakensis genome, the window TGAGGTCACCAATGAGTTTGCGGAAGTATTTACTTCTCTTGAAAAGATCCTTTTCTCCCGAACCATCAAACAAGTAGAAGATCCAAATACAAGGTTGGCAAAAAAATCTTTGGCGGACGAAGTGAACGATTTAAAACAAAAACAAGGCAAGGACATTTGTATTGGAAGTTTGAGTCTTGCATCGCAACTCTCGGAAGCGTATTTGATTGATGAGTATCGATTTGTGGTTCATCCGGTGATTGCCGGAAATGGCCCTAGGTTGTTTGATACAGTCAAATTACCAAAAACCTTTCGGTTGGATTTTTTAGAATCAAAAACGTTTCCTTCTGGTTCGATCGCTCTTCATTATAAAACACAAAGGTAAAGAAAAACTTAATCAAATATGATTTGAATCAGCTAATAAATTAAAATTTGTTCAAATAGGAAGATTCTAAAAGAGATGGGCAAAAGGATCCAATAGATTTCGGATCTATCACCAATACTGAGTTAGTTGTGGTAGAGAAAGGAATGCCATAAATTTTTCCATTTGGAGCAACGGTTCCTCCGTTCCATTTATTTACCCCGACTAACCCTGTCATTGAAGTGATATCTGCTGTATTCGTGGCTGGGTCGATGATTAGGACAACGTCACTGGATGCTGGTATCCCATAAATTTTACCATTAGGAGCCAATACTCCGCCAACCCATTTTGTAGTACCAGAAGGTACAGAAATAGACGTTGCGTTTGCTGTATTAGTCTCTGGATCAATGATCAGAACAGTATTCGAATCATTTGGAATTCCGTAGATTTTTCCATTAGGAGCTAAAACACCAGATGACCATCGATAGGCACCCGTAAGACCAGTGATGGAAGTCGTATTGGCGGTATTTTTCTCTGGGTCAATGATGAGAACACTATCCATAGCATTATAAGGAATTCCGTAGATTTTGCCATTGGGGGCTAAGACTCCAGAAGACCATTTAGCACCTCCGACGCCTAACCCAGTAATCGTTGTTGTATTGGCTGTATTTGTTTCAGGATCAATAATAAGAACACTATCACTTTCTAAAGGAATTCCGTAAATTTTGCCATTGGGGGCTAATACTCCACCGTTCCATTTACTACCAGTGCCAAGCCCAGTAATGGAAGTTGTATTGGCAGTATTTGTCTTAGGATCAATAATTAAGACGTTTGTACTTGCAAAAGGGATTCCATAAATTTTGCCATTGGGAGCAAGAACTCCGCCATTCCATTTATTGGATCCAGTGAGACCAACAATCGAACTGTTGTCCGCTGTATTAGTTACTGGATCTATGATTAGAACTGTCGTGGCTTGGTAAGGAATGGAATAAATTTTTCCATTTGGTGCAAGAACAGATCCCGACCATCTAAAGGAAGCTGCGGGAACAGCTACTGAAGTAATGTCATAAGTTGGATTATCTGACGAACCTTTTTGAGATTGAATGTTGATTTCTTTTATAAACTCTTGCGAGTATTCAGATTGAATTAAGGACGTTATATCTAGATCACAAATATTTGGAGAAATCTTAATTCCACAATGGGAAGATTTATCTCCTCTCATTCGTTTTACTATTAAAGTTTCCAGAAACATATTAGAACTGGAATCGCATGAATTTTCCATTGCCGAAGGATTACATGCAAAAAGAACTAGGAAAATTCCGAATATTAATTTCATTGTTTCTACTTTGAAGCATTAACCAAACGAGTGCTACTTTTTTTTAACATTCATGAAATATTTATTGATTCAAACAATGAATTTACAAAATATTTTCTAATAAAAAAAGGAAAAAATATTTAATTAATATTTACTATCAATTAAAATTGATTAAAATCACCTCTAAATCAATTATAATCACAACCATGGAACCAAGCGCAAAACACCACGAAAGAATGGCAGAAATGACCTTTGCTTCTGTCTACCCTCTTTACCTTACCAAGATTGAAAAAAAAGGGAGAACCAAAAAGGAATTAGACCAAGTGATTGAATGGTTAACTTCTTTTGATACAAAAAAGATAAACGAACTCATCAAAGAAAATGTGACCTTTGAAAGTTTCTTCGCCAAAGCTAAATTACATAAAAACGCAGAACAAATCAAAGGAATGATTTGTGGTTACCGCATCGAAGAAATTGAAAATCCCCTAACACGAAACGTGCGATATCTAGACAAACTTGTGGATGAACTAGCTAAGGGAAAAACGATGGAAAAAATTTTACGAAATGGATCAAAGTAAAGTTCTGAATGTATTCGTAAATTGATACGCGTCCCCAGGCCATCTAGCAGAAACATAATTTCCATCTACAACGGTAAAACCAACATCTGGATTCTCTAAACTATCTCGTACAGATAGACTCCCTCCCGTTTTAAACTGCTCTTTTGATTTTAAAAAACTTGTGACTTCTGCCTGGACTGTGAGCGGATAGGTTTTGTAATAATTTCCTAACCAAAGTCTTGTTGTATAGTAAGCGAGGAGTTCCTGTTTTTGCAAAAGGGCAGTTGTGTTTTTTTCATATAACACAGACTTGTTGGTCTTTGGGTTTATACTTCTTGCCGCAAGTAGAACTCCGTGACAGATCGCCGCAACCGGTTTATTGGATTGAAAAAAATCCACGACTACGTTTTGTAAAACTTTGGATTCTAGGTATTCCTTCATACCTTGCGCATGCCCCCCTGGCAAAAGAATGGCTTGGAAA encodes:
- a CDS encoding dihydrofolate reductase family protein — protein: MRKVIFAINTSTDGFYGHEGMVADEDIHQYFADILKNADQILYGRTTYQLMVPFWPDVAKDQSMSEVTNEFAEVFTSLEKILFSRTIKQVEDPNTRLAKKSLADEVNDLKQKQGKDICIGSLSLASQLSEAYLIDEYRFVVHPVIAGNGPRLFDTVKLPKTFRLDFLESKTFPSGSIALHYKTQR
- a CDS encoding DUF2200 domain-containing protein, coding for MEPSAKHHERMAEMTFASVYPLYLTKIEKKGRTKKELDQVIEWLTSFDTKKINELIKENVTFESFFAKAKLHKNAEQIKGMICGYRIEEIENPLTRNVRYLDKLVDELAKGKTMEKILRNGSK
- a CDS encoding type 1 glutamine amidotransferase domain-containing protein, with translation MILIPVPSSDFDPSEASLPWKLLSESNFKFQFATPNGKKAKADERMLTGKGLGILKSAFMARKDARVAYAEMENSKEFQNPISYSEIKEKDFQAILLPGGHAQGMKEYLESKVLQNVVVDFFQSNKPVAAICHGVLLAARSINPKTNKSVLYEKNTTALLQKQELLAYYTTRLWLGNYYKTYPLTVQAEVTSFLKSKEQFKTGGSLSVRDSLENPDVGFTVVDGNYVSARWPGDAYQFTNTFRTLL